ACCGAACAGAGGCTCGAAAATGCCCTCGTCGAGGCCGAAACGCGAGAACGCCAGATGACCGCTCTCCTCAAGGCCTCCCGCGCCGTACGCGAAGAATCGTCTTTCGCAGACGCCGCCCGGCGGATATTCGAGGTGTGTTGCGAGGTAACGGGCGCGACCTCCGGCTATCTGGCGCTCCTCTCGGAGGACGGCCGTGAAAACAAGGTGGTGTTCCTCGAATCCGGCGGACTACCGTGCGACGTCGACCCTCGACTGCCGATGCCGGTTCGCGGGCTGCGCGCGGAAGCCTACACGACCGGACGAGTCGTCTATGACAACGATTTCGCCGGCAGCGCGTGGATGCGTTTCATGCCGCAAGGGCATGTCGCCGTGCGCAATGTCATGTTTGCGCCGATGAATCTTGATGGAAAGACGATCGGCCTGCTCGGCCTGGCAAATAAACCGAATGACTTTGCCGAGGACGATGCATCCGTGGCCGGCGCGCTCGCCGAAATTGCAGTCGTGGCTCTGCAACGGGCATATCATGAGCAGGCGCTGCGGGAGAGTGAAGAGAGATACCGTTCGCTTGCGGAAAACGTGCCGTCGATCCTCATGCGCTACGACGCCGATCTGCGGGTCGTTTACCTCGGTCACGCGGCGGAGGCGATCACGGGCATCCCGTCCGGGAATTTCATCGGAAAAACCAACGCAGAGGCGGGAATGCCCGCACACATGAGCGCCTTGTGGGATGGCGCCGTTCGCGAGGTCTTCCACACGGGAAAGAGCAAGGACCTGGAATTTGACTTGCCCTTGGAAAAGGGAACGAGGACTTTTTATCTCAGGCTCGCACCCGAATCCGGACAGGGGCGCGAGGTTCAATCCGTGCTGGGGATCGCAACCGATATGACCGAGCGCAAGCGCGCCGAGGAGGTCATCATTCGGGCGAAGAAAGAATGGGAGCTGACCTTCGACACCGTCCCCGATCTGATGGCGATCCTGGACCTGAATCACCGCATCGTGCGCGTCAATAAGGCGATGGCTGACCGCCTCGGCGTCTCGCCCCAACAGTGCATCGGACAGCGCTGCTATGAGGCCGTCCACGGGATGACATGTCCGCCCGATCCCTGTCCGCATACTCTCACCTGTCGTGACGGAAACGAACATCAGGCCGAGGTGCACGAGCCTCGCCTTAAAGGCGATTTCCTCGTGAGCACCACTCCGCTTTACGACGAGGAGGGCAAACTCATCGGGTCCATTCACGTCGCTCGCGACATTACCGAACGAAAAAAGGCGGAGGACAGGCTGAAGAAATCGCTGAAGGAAAAGGAAGTGCTCCTTAAGGAAATACATCATCGTGTCAAGAATAACCTTCAAATCATCCACAGCATGCTCAACCTGCAACTCCGTTATCTGAAGGATGAACAGGCAATAGCGCTGTTCAAAGAGAGCCAGAACCGCGTTTTCTCGATGGCTCTCATCCACGAAAAATTATACCAGTCCGATTCGCTTACAACGATCGATCTGCCGGACTATATCGGAAAGATTATCGCTAACCTGTTTCAGTCTTACGGCGTGAGCGAGAGAGTCATAAAACCCAAAATAGACGTGGAAAACCTTTCGCTCGACGTAAATTCAATAATTCCCTGCGCATTGATTATCAACGAACTCGTTTCGAATTCGCTCAAGTACGCTTTTCCCGCCGCTTCAGCTTCCTCTGAAGGCGGAAAGGGCGAGATCCGCATCGATTTGCTTCGCGATCTCGGCGGCCGGTTCGTCTTGATTGTCGCCGATAACGGTGTCGGCCTTCCCGAGAGTTTTGAAATACATAAGTCCAAATCCCTGGGACTTCAATTGGTGACCGTGCTGGTGAAACAACTGAACGGAACGATTGAGATGGGAACCGGCGCCGGCGCCGAATTCAAGATCACGTTTGGGCCGGCGCGGGAGGAGAATTCAAGCAATGCCTGACGCAAAGATACTAATAGTCGAGGACGAAGGCATCGAGGCTCTGGACATGCAACAGAGACTGGAGTCTTTCGGATACACGGTTTCAGGTGTTGCCTCAACCGGGAAGGAAGCCATCAGCATGGCAAGGGAGACGCGTCCCGACCTGATTCTGATGGATATCATGCTGCAGGGAGACGTTGACGGCGTGACGGCCGCGGAAGACATCCGCACCCGCTTCGATATTCCCGTCATCTACCTCACCGCATACGCGGACGAGCATACGCTTCAGCGCGCAAAGAAAACAGAGCCCTTCGGCTATATCGTGAAGCCTTTCCAGGAACGGGAATTGCACATTACGATCGATATGGCGCTGTACAAGCATACGATGGAGAGAAGGCTGAGAGAAAGCGAGAAATGGCTCTCGACAACGCTCCGAAGCATCGGAGACGCCGTCATCGCCACCGATAGGAGCGGCCTGATTACGTTCATGAATCCCGTTGCCGAAGCTCTAACCGGCTGGAGTCTCGAGGAAGTCCGGCATAAAGAACTCCATGAAGTCTTTAAAATAATCAACCTCAACACGCACCGGCCGGTGGAGTCCCCCGTCTCAAAAGTTCTTCTCGACGGCACTATCCAGGGTCTCGCCAATCATACAATACTCATAACCAGAAGCGGCGCCGAAATCCCGATTGATGACAGCGCCGCGCCCATCAGAGATGATAACGGTGACATCATCGGCGTCATCCTTGTATTCCGCGACGTGACCGAGCGCGTTCGCGCGGAAGAGGAGTTGCAAAAAGCCCACGATGAATTGGAAATGCGCGTTAACGAAAGAACGGCGCAACTGATTCAGGCGGTCAAAGAGTTGAAAGAGGAAGTATCCCGCCGTACCGCCGCGGAAATCGCCTTGCGGGCGAGCGAGCAGGCCGTCAAGGCCGAACGGAAAAGATTTTTTGACGTCCTCGAGATGCTGCCCGCCTATGTGGTGCTGCTCACGCCCGATTATCACGTGGAATTTGATAACCGCTTCTTCCGCGAGCGCTTCGGCCAATCTTATGGGCGCCGCTGCTTCGAATACCTCTTCAATCGGACGGAGCCATGCGAAGTCTGCGACACGTTCAAGGTCCTGAAAACCATGGCTCCTCACGAGTGGGAATGGCTCGGACCGGACGGGCGCAACTACTACATATACGACTTCCCCTTCGTCGATTCGGACGGCTCGAC
This DNA window, taken from Candidatus Abyssobacteria bacterium SURF_5, encodes the following:
- a CDS encoding PAS domain S-box protein, with product MNLSEESRQKPSEELKTIRSQIADLKKREADREGRFQSLFNEMTEGFALHEVICDDWGEPCDYRFLEVNPAFERLTGLKRSNVIGKTIREVLPDIETHWIKTYGRVALSGRPARFDQYSAPLKRHYQVFAYRPAPGQFAVLFADITDRKKTEQRLENALVEAETRERQMTALLKASRAVREESSFADAARRIFEVCCEVTGATSGYLALLSEDGRENKVVFLESGGLPCDVDPRLPMPVRGLRAEAYTTGRVVYDNDFAGSAWMRFMPQGHVAVRNVMFAPMNLDGKTIGLLGLANKPNDFAEDDASVAGALAEIAVVALQRAYHEQALRESEERYRSLAENVPSILMRYDADLRVVYLGHAAEAITGIPSGNFIGKTNAEAGMPAHMSALWDGAVREVFHTGKSKDLEFDLPLEKGTRTFYLRLAPESGQGREVQSVLGIATDMTERKRAEEVIIRAKKEWELTFDTVPDLMAILDLNHRIVRVNKAMADRLGVSPQQCIGQRCYEAVHGMTCPPDPCPHTLTCRDGNEHQAEVHEPRLKGDFLVSTTPLYDEEGKLIGSIHVARDITERKKAEDRLKKSLKEKEVLLKEIHHRVKNNLQIIHSMLNLQLRYLKDEQAIALFKESQNRVFSMALIHEKLYQSDSLTTIDLPDYIGKIIANLFQSYGVSERVIKPKIDVENLSLDVNSIIPCALIINELVSNSLKYAFPAASASSEGGKGEIRIDLLRDLGGRFVLIVADNGVGLPESFEIHKSKSLGLQLVTVLVKQLNGTIEMGTGAGAEFKITFGPAREENSSNA